Proteins found in one Corynebacterium sanguinis genomic segment:
- a CDS encoding amidohydrolase: protein MNDISAILDSYEVDPVWQRRLYELLHANPELSMQEEETHRRILHELKRFDCEVISPIGPYGVVAVFRNGEGPTVLFRADFDGLPVTEDTNVSYASHKMMTGRDGKTVGTMHACGHDIHTTALLSLCDFLDHTRDSWSGTFVALFQPGEETSEGAMSMVDDDLTSRVPRPAVCFGQHVMPGRAGQVMSKAGPQFAACDSIRIVIPGRSAHGSMPHNAIDPTYTAAMIITRMQAIVGREVDPNDFAVISVGTMRAGSVTNIIPASAELTLNCRFYSDKTKEKVCASIERVVHAEVLASGMTEKPTIEYFAHGELLTNDAIVYRKVRPTFDAVFGKDSVNAPRKTVSEDFPFIPMAFGVPYFFWLIGCTPREQWDVAVAADRVAEDVPVNHMANFLPEYEPTINAATRAAAAAVLTYLAG from the coding sequence GCTACGAAGTAGACCCCGTGTGGCAGCGCCGGCTCTACGAGCTGCTGCACGCCAACCCCGAGCTGTCCATGCAGGAGGAGGAGACGCACCGCCGGATCCTCCACGAGCTCAAACGCTTTGACTGCGAGGTCATTAGCCCCATCGGCCCCTACGGGGTGGTGGCGGTGTTCCGCAACGGCGAGGGGCCGACGGTGCTCTTCCGCGCCGACTTCGATGGCCTGCCCGTCACCGAGGACACCAACGTATCCTACGCCTCCCACAAGATGATGACCGGGCGCGACGGGAAAACCGTGGGCACCATGCACGCCTGCGGCCACGACATCCACACCACCGCGCTGTTGAGCCTGTGCGATTTCCTCGACCACACTCGTGACAGCTGGTCGGGCACGTTCGTGGCGCTGTTCCAGCCCGGGGAAGAAACCTCGGAAGGCGCGATGTCTATGGTCGATGACGACCTGACCAGCCGCGTGCCGCGCCCCGCAGTGTGCTTCGGCCAGCACGTCATGCCGGGCCGCGCCGGCCAGGTGATGTCCAAGGCAGGGCCCCAGTTTGCGGCCTGCGACTCGATCCGCATCGTCATCCCCGGGCGCAGCGCGCACGGCTCGATGCCGCACAACGCTATCGACCCGACGTACACCGCGGCGATGATCATCACCCGGATGCAGGCGATTGTGGGCCGCGAAGTGGACCCGAACGACTTCGCTGTGATCTCCGTGGGCACCATGCGCGCCGGCTCGGTGACCAACATCATCCCGGCCAGCGCGGAGCTGACGCTGAACTGCCGCTTCTACTCCGACAAGACGAAGGAGAAAGTGTGCGCCTCCATCGAGCGCGTCGTCCACGCCGAGGTGCTCGCGTCCGGCATGACAGAAAAGCCCACCATCGAGTACTTCGCCCACGGTGAGCTCTTGACCAACGACGCCATCGTTTACCGCAAGGTTCGCCCCACTTTCGACGCGGTGTTCGGCAAGGACTCGGTCAACGCCCCGCGTAAGACGGTGTCGGAGGACTTCCCGTTCATTCCCATGGCGTTCGGCGTGCCCTACTTCTTCTGGCTGATCGGCTGCACCCCGCGCGAGCAGTGGGACGTGGCTGTTGCCGCCGACAGGGTGGCGGAGGACGTGCCGGTCAACCACATGGCCAACTTCCTGCCGGAGTACGAGCCGACGATCAACGCCGCGACCCGCGCGGCCGCGGCCGCGGTGCTGACTTATCTGGCGGGATAA
- a CDS encoding ABC transporter ATP-binding protein, whose amino-acid sequence MIEARGIEYRSILRGVDVECADRSVTGIVGPNGAGKTTLLKCLFGALTPTAGRVRIDATDLNTLSPRELARRVAVVSQEPSFNDRLSVAELVSLGRLPHRDRRGRGVEEVATALEKVGLLGLAHRPLDQLSGGERQRAMIARALAQRPRYLLLDEPGNHLDIHHQLDLFHILREFDGGAVVVLHDLNHALDYCDEVYVLADGRVAAAGAPREVLVPEVLEPIYNVRVHRAGNHVTFTREEQP is encoded by the coding sequence GTGATCGAGGCACGCGGTATCGAGTACCGCTCCATCTTGCGCGGGGTAGACGTAGAATGCGCGGACCGGTCAGTCACCGGCATCGTCGGGCCGAACGGGGCGGGCAAGACAACCCTACTGAAGTGCTTGTTCGGAGCGCTCACACCGACGGCGGGCCGGGTGCGTATCGACGCCACGGACCTCAACACACTCTCCCCGCGCGAGCTCGCCCGGAGAGTCGCGGTGGTCAGCCAAGAGCCCTCATTCAACGACCGGTTGAGCGTGGCCGAGCTCGTCTCGCTCGGGCGCCTACCGCACCGGGACCGGCGCGGTCGCGGGGTAGAAGAGGTCGCCACCGCATTGGAGAAGGTGGGCTTGCTGGGGCTGGCGCACCGGCCGCTGGACCAGCTCTCCGGCGGGGAGCGGCAACGCGCGATGATCGCCCGCGCGCTCGCGCAGCGCCCGCGCTACCTGCTTCTCGACGAACCCGGCAACCACCTCGACATCCACCACCAGCTCGACCTCTTCCACATTCTGCGCGAGTTCGACGGCGGCGCCGTGGTGGTGCTCCACGACCTCAACCACGCCCTCGACTACTGCGATGAGGTCTACGTCCTGGCTGACGGTCGCGTCGCCGCCGCGGGAGCCCCACGCGAGGTGCTCGTCCCCGAGGTGCTCGAGCCGATCTACAACGTCCGCGTCCACCGCGCGGGCAACCATGTGACATTCACACGAGAGGAACAACCGTGA
- a CDS encoding FecCD family ABC transporter permease, which produces MGDTLGLHRARTRALGWSAAALSATVAVCVIAVAAGPTVVPPGVAADVIGRHLAGATIPEELATYSSVVWDIRLPRVLLGATVGAGLAVAGVVLQALVANVLADPYILGINAGASTGAAAAILFGVGTGIFGALALQAMAFFGAAAASVLMLALARGGGGLSSARLLMGGVAVGYALTAVTSLLVFASDNAQGARSVMFWLLGSLSMAAFGPVLWATIAVVCACCLAFWVLGTRIDALTLGDDAARTLGVHPDRTRLIFVVVCCLVVGAVVSVAGSIGFVGLVVPHIARRLVGGLHRHVLPVAAALGAGLTVAADVASRTLLAPQEIPIGVLTALVGAPLLVVLVARSGEKQ; this is translated from the coding sequence ATGGGCGACACGCTGGGGCTGCATCGCGCGCGCACCCGCGCGCTGGGGTGGTCGGCCGCGGCATTGTCCGCAACGGTCGCCGTCTGCGTGATCGCCGTGGCCGCCGGCCCCACGGTCGTACCCCCGGGAGTCGCCGCCGACGTCATCGGCCGCCACCTCGCGGGCGCTACGATCCCCGAGGAACTGGCCACGTACAGCAGCGTTGTCTGGGACATCCGCCTGCCGCGGGTCCTGCTCGGGGCGACGGTGGGTGCGGGGTTGGCGGTGGCCGGCGTCGTGCTTCAAGCGCTGGTGGCCAACGTGTTGGCTGATCCCTACATCCTCGGGATCAACGCCGGAGCGTCGACGGGCGCGGCGGCCGCGATCCTCTTCGGGGTCGGCACCGGGATCTTCGGCGCGCTCGCGCTGCAGGCGATGGCTTTTTTCGGTGCCGCCGCCGCATCCGTGCTCATGCTCGCTCTGGCGCGGGGCGGGGGCGGGTTGTCGTCGGCACGCTTGCTCATGGGCGGGGTGGCTGTCGGTTACGCGCTCACGGCCGTGACCTCCCTGCTCGTCTTCGCTTCCGATAATGCGCAGGGCGCGCGTTCGGTGATGTTTTGGCTGCTGGGCTCGCTGTCCATGGCCGCCTTCGGCCCGGTCCTCTGGGCCACCATCGCGGTGGTTTGTGCCTGCTGCCTGGCTTTTTGGGTTCTGGGCACGCGTATCGACGCCCTCACGCTCGGCGACGACGCCGCCCGAACACTCGGGGTGCACCCGGATCGCACCCGGCTTATCTTCGTCGTGGTGTGCTGCCTCGTGGTCGGTGCCGTGGTGTCGGTGGCCGGCTCGATCGGTTTCGTTGGCCTCGTTGTCCCCCACATCGCCCGCCGCCTCGTCGGCGGTCTGCACCGTCACGTCCTCCCCGTCGCGGCCGCGCTCGGTGCGGGCCTTACCGTGGCCGCCGACGTGGCCTCGCGCACGCTCTTGGCACCCCAGGAAATCCCGATTGGCGTGCTCACCGCGCTGGTGGGCGCCCCGCTTCTGGTCGTTCTGGTGGCACGATCGGGGGAGAAACAGTGA
- a CDS encoding urea transporter produces MSALSMHTPAGAVAPVLRGVSQIFFIADWRTGLLITAGVAVYNPLAAIFMLLGAAAQEVGAWAMGQDRQTRSEGIAGFNRALVGVVSWLVAPTIASGVLLAVCGGFATVVVFQLVERAFSAPALARFGLPVSTAPFCLLASAMFLLIPTQSAGTGPTSDGGVIEGFGLGVLNGFAEVVLADGPLTGALILAGVALGAPAVAGFGLPGAVIATAAADVVVGIEPASTGLMTYSGVLTAMALGAVVPVASSLKSRVGWAAAGVLVSVALTAALRSDSLPTFTWPFLFSTWVVLAAAAVGRCRRRDGSGTR; encoded by the coding sequence ATGAGCGCGCTGAGTATGCACACCCCGGCGGGCGCCGTCGCGCCGGTGCTACGGGGCGTATCCCAGATTTTCTTCATCGCCGACTGGCGCACAGGCCTGCTCATCACCGCCGGAGTAGCGGTGTACAACCCGCTAGCGGCCATCTTCATGCTGCTCGGCGCCGCCGCGCAGGAGGTCGGCGCGTGGGCGATGGGGCAGGACCGGCAAACACGGAGCGAGGGCATCGCGGGCTTCAACAGGGCCCTCGTCGGTGTCGTCTCGTGGCTTGTGGCACCGACCATCGCGTCGGGGGTGTTGCTCGCGGTGTGCGGTGGCTTTGCCACCGTCGTTGTCTTCCAGCTTGTCGAGCGGGCCTTCAGCGCTCCCGCCTTGGCGCGCTTCGGCCTGCCCGTGTCCACGGCGCCGTTTTGTCTGCTTGCTTCCGCAATGTTCCTGCTTATCCCGACTCAGTCCGCGGGGACGGGCCCGACCTCGGACGGCGGTGTGATCGAGGGGTTCGGCCTGGGAGTGCTCAATGGCTTCGCGGAGGTCGTGCTTGCCGACGGCCCCCTTACCGGCGCACTCATCCTCGCCGGTGTGGCCCTGGGGGCGCCCGCGGTGGCGGGGTTCGGTCTGCCCGGGGCGGTCATTGCCACCGCCGCGGCCGACGTGGTGGTCGGTATCGAGCCCGCATCGACTGGACTGATGACGTACTCCGGTGTGCTCACAGCCATGGCGCTGGGGGCGGTTGTCCCGGTCGCATCGTCGCTGAAGTCGCGCGTCGGTTGGGCCGCGGCCGGGGTGCTGGTGAGCGTGGCGCTGACCGCCGCGCTACGCAGCGATTCCCTGCCAACGTTCACGTGGCCGTTCCTCTTCTCAACGTGGGTTGTCCTGGCCGCTGCTGCGGTGGGTAGATGCCGGCGCCGGGATGGTTCAGGCACACGCTAG
- a CDS encoding ArsR/SmtB family transcription factor — protein sequence MSDLEHTIAIADEWAPTFRLLGDATRLKLLCAIHFSGQHALTVGELAEATGIRLATASAALRALQAAGTVTARREGRSVFYGMRDDRVHELLHFFGAGHAGS from the coding sequence ATGTCTGATCTCGAACACACCATCGCCATCGCCGACGAGTGGGCGCCGACGTTTCGCCTGCTTGGCGACGCCACACGCCTCAAACTCCTCTGCGCGATCCACTTCTCCGGGCAGCACGCACTGACCGTCGGCGAGCTCGCCGAGGCCACCGGGATCAGACTTGCCACCGCATCGGCCGCGCTGCGGGCGCTTCAGGCCGCGGGCACGGTCACCGCTCGGCGCGAGGGCCGATCGGTCTTCTACGGGATGCGCGACGACCGCGTCCACGAGCTGCTGCACTTCTTCGGCGCCGGGCACGCGGGAAGCTAG
- a CDS encoding glycogen/starch/alpha-glucan phosphorylase: MSESAQPTFVESIPGHVRGFSGATPQNSTVKKYWTGLSAAVIDQIADDWDATRKAYAATRRQAYFSAEFLQGRALLNNLTNLGLVDEAKQVANEHGFNLTDVLDAEHDAALGNGGLGRLAACFLDSAVTLEYPLTGYGLLYRYGLFRQEFVNGFQKEHPDAWKESFYPFIVRRGTQQRVVTFDDMSVRAVPYDMPITGYGTKNVGTLRLWDAKPMHEFDYDAFNSQRFSDAILEREAVHDLTRVLYPNDTTFAGKVLRVRQQYFFVSASLQEMIDNYIVHHGEDLRDFHKYNSVQLNDTHPVLGIPELMRLLMDSHGMGWEDAWEVTTKTFAYTNHTVLEEALERWDVAIFKQLFWRIWEIVVEIDRRYRIDMESRGIAPEAAHHFSPVHDGQVHMAWIACYGSYSVNGVAAMHTEILKRETLNYWYEMYPERFNNKTNGVTPRRWLRMCNPRLSALLDRLLGSDAWVTDLPKLKELRHFADDAEVMRELREIKDANKRDFAAWIYDHQGIEIDPDSIFDTQIKRLHEYKRQLMNALYILDLYFRIKDDGERDVPKRTFIFGAKAAPGYTRAKGIIKLINSIAELVNNDPEVSKYLTVVFVENYNVSPAEQIIPATDISEQISTAGKEASGTSNMKFMMNGALTLGTMDGANVEIVEAVGEDNAYVFGAREEELPELKRGYNPHALYESVPGLKRVLDALVDGTLDDASTGVFHDIRGSLLDGQGAEPDVYYVLGDFADYRATRDRMSEEFYADPDHWARMCWINICESGRFSSDRTISDYATEVWKLERTPIEGR, encoded by the coding sequence ATGTCCGAATCTGCCCAGCCAACATTCGTCGAATCCATCCCCGGCCACGTCCGGGGGTTTTCCGGGGCGACACCGCAAAATTCAACCGTTAAGAAGTACTGGACCGGTTTGTCCGCGGCCGTTATCGACCAAATCGCTGATGATTGGGACGCGACGCGCAAGGCCTACGCGGCGACGCGTCGTCAAGCGTACTTCTCCGCCGAGTTCCTCCAGGGCCGCGCGCTGCTGAACAACCTCACCAACCTCGGGCTTGTCGACGAGGCCAAGCAGGTAGCAAACGAGCACGGCTTCAACCTCACCGACGTGCTCGACGCCGAGCACGACGCCGCGCTGGGCAACGGTGGCCTGGGCCGCCTCGCCGCCTGCTTCCTCGACTCCGCCGTAACCCTGGAGTACCCGCTGACCGGTTACGGCCTGTTGTACCGCTACGGCCTCTTCCGCCAGGAGTTTGTCAACGGCTTCCAAAAGGAGCACCCGGACGCCTGGAAGGAATCCTTTTACCCGTTCATCGTGCGCCGCGGCACGCAGCAGCGTGTGGTCACCTTCGACGACATGAGCGTGCGCGCGGTGCCCTACGACATGCCGATCACCGGCTACGGCACCAAGAACGTCGGCACGCTGCGGCTGTGGGACGCCAAGCCGATGCACGAGTTCGACTACGACGCGTTCAACTCGCAGCGCTTCTCCGACGCCATCCTGGAGCGCGAGGCGGTTCACGATCTGACGCGTGTGCTCTACCCGAACGACACCACCTTCGCGGGCAAGGTGCTGCGCGTGCGCCAGCAGTACTTCTTCGTCTCCGCCTCGCTGCAGGAGATGATTGACAACTACATCGTCCATCACGGCGAGGACCTTCGCGACTTCCACAAGTACAACTCCGTGCAGCTCAACGACACCCACCCGGTGCTGGGCATCCCCGAGCTGATGCGCCTGCTCATGGACTCCCACGGCATGGGTTGGGAGGACGCGTGGGAGGTGACCACGAAGACCTTCGCCTACACCAACCACACAGTGCTGGAGGAGGCGCTGGAGCGCTGGGACGTGGCGATTTTCAAGCAGCTCTTCTGGCGCATCTGGGAGATCGTGGTGGAGATCGACCGCCGCTACCGCATCGACATGGAGTCGCGCGGCATCGCCCCGGAGGCGGCGCACCACTTCTCGCCCGTGCACGACGGGCAGGTCCACATGGCGTGGATCGCCTGCTACGGCTCCTACTCCGTCAACGGCGTGGCGGCGATGCACACCGAGATTCTCAAGCGCGAGACGCTGAACTACTGGTATGAGATGTACCCGGAGCGCTTCAACAACAAGACCAACGGCGTGACCCCGCGCCGCTGGCTGCGCATGTGCAACCCGCGACTCTCCGCCCTGCTCGACCGGCTGCTGGGATCGGATGCCTGGGTCACGGACCTGCCCAAGCTCAAAGAGCTGCGCCACTTCGCCGACGATGCAGAGGTGATGCGCGAGCTGCGCGAGATCAAGGACGCGAACAAGCGCGACTTCGCCGCGTGGATCTACGACCACCAGGGCATCGAGATCGACCCGGACTCCATCTTTGACACCCAGATCAAGCGCCTGCACGAGTACAAGCGCCAGCTGATGAACGCCCTGTACATCCTCGATCTGTACTTCCGCATCAAGGACGACGGGGAACGTGACGTGCCGAAGCGCACGTTCATTTTCGGAGCGAAGGCCGCTCCCGGCTACACGCGCGCCAAGGGAATTATCAAGCTGATCAACTCCATCGCAGAGCTGGTCAACAACGACCCCGAGGTGTCGAAGTACCTGACGGTGGTGTTCGTGGAGAACTACAACGTCTCCCCCGCTGAGCAGATCATCCCGGCCACCGACATCTCCGAGCAGATCTCCACCGCCGGCAAGGAGGCATCGGGCACGTCCAACATGAAGTTCATGATGAACGGTGCGCTGACCCTGGGCACGATGGACGGCGCGAACGTCGAGATCGTCGAAGCGGTCGGCGAAGACAACGCCTACGTCTTCGGTGCGCGCGAGGAGGAGCTGCCCGAGCTCAAGCGCGGCTACAACCCGCACGCCCTCTACGAGTCCGTCCCGGGTCTCAAGCGCGTGCTCGACGCGCTCGTCGATGGCACGCTTGACGACGCCTCCACCGGCGTCTTCCACGACATCCGCGGCTCGCTTCTCGACGGCCAGGGCGCCGAGCCCGACGTGTATTACGTGCTGGGGGACTTCGCCGACTACCGCGCCACCCGCGACCGCATGAGCGAGGAGTTTTACGCCGATCCGGACCACTGGGCGCGGATGTGCTGGATCAACATCTGCGAGTCCGGCCGCTTCTCCTCCGACCGCACGATCAGCGACTACGCCACCGAGGTGTGGAAACTCGAGCGCACGCCTATTGAGGGCCGGTAA
- a CDS encoding nucleoside deaminase: protein MDHLARAVEIAVESARTGGGPFGCVVVTERGVYEGHNEVVSRCDPSAHAEVQAIRAAARAQRTHQLSGAVLYASGQPCPMCFAAIRWARIDEVYYAATYAQAADAGFDDSFISDVMVGRVPDPSPFRHVPLDQSNAPFEAWAANSDRVEY from the coding sequence ATGGATCACCTCGCGCGCGCGGTCGAGATTGCCGTGGAGTCGGCGCGAACGGGCGGTGGCCCGTTCGGGTGCGTGGTGGTTACGGAACGCGGCGTCTACGAGGGGCACAACGAGGTAGTTTCGCGCTGTGACCCCTCGGCGCACGCCGAGGTTCAGGCGATCCGCGCCGCCGCGCGGGCGCAACGCACCCACCAGTTATCGGGGGCCGTGCTGTACGCCTCGGGCCAGCCGTGCCCGATGTGTTTCGCGGCGATTCGCTGGGCCCGCATCGATGAGGTCTACTACGCCGCGACATACGCTCAGGCCGCCGACGCGGGTTTCGACGATTCCTTCATCTCCGACGTCATGGTCGGGCGTGTCCCGGATCCCTCACCCTTCCGCCACGTGCCGCTGGATCAGTCCAACGCGCCCTTCGAGGCGTGGGCGGCCAACTCCGATCGGGTGGAGTACTAG
- a CDS encoding ABC transporter substrate-binding protein: protein MKPTFALTGMTLAAATLLCSCAPAPHSEAAYTVGNCGREVAFTHAPERVVLQDSTAVATLDGLGVLDKVVAKAGFFPPEYFTDAVNAQLDAIASLSDRLNSTGHIQITKEAVMAENPDLIIGYSDTVNPQTAGEVPILSEPGFCGEITSASWADVDAHIDLYARAMGVPERAGAVKEGVDTRVAQLDASVGSGRSVAFVYPGVEGGTTYGYGAASMAAPVSESLGLRNVFADVSERVFEISAEQLVAANPDVIVVLNSGEDNAAGAVTSLPGADSIAAVRSGEVIPMYLSFVEPASPLSVAGAEELQRVLELKS from the coding sequence GTGAAACCCACCTTTGCCCTAACCGGGATGACGCTTGCGGCCGCAACGCTGCTGTGCTCCTGCGCGCCGGCCCCGCACTCCGAGGCCGCCTACACCGTGGGCAACTGCGGGCGCGAGGTGGCGTTTACCCACGCCCCCGAGCGCGTCGTGCTGCAGGACTCCACAGCGGTGGCCACGCTGGATGGCCTCGGGGTGCTTGACAAGGTCGTGGCCAAGGCGGGCTTCTTCCCGCCCGAGTACTTCACCGATGCCGTCAACGCCCAGCTCGACGCCATTGCGTCGCTGTCAGACCGCCTCAACAGCACCGGGCACATCCAGATCACCAAAGAGGCCGTCATGGCCGAAAACCCCGACCTCATCATCGGCTACAGCGACACCGTCAACCCGCAGACCGCCGGGGAAGTCCCGATTCTCTCCGAGCCGGGGTTTTGCGGTGAGATCACCTCCGCGAGCTGGGCGGATGTCGACGCCCACATCGACCTCTACGCCCGCGCGATGGGCGTGCCGGAACGCGCCGGGGCGGTGAAGGAGGGCGTCGATACGCGCGTAGCCCAGCTCGATGCCTCCGTGGGCTCGGGCAGAAGCGTCGCGTTCGTCTACCCCGGAGTCGAGGGCGGGACGACCTACGGCTACGGCGCGGCTTCGATGGCGGCGCCGGTGTCCGAGTCGCTGGGCCTGCGCAACGTCTTCGCGGATGTCAGCGAGCGCGTCTTCGAGATCAGCGCCGAGCAGCTCGTTGCGGCGAACCCCGACGTCATCGTCGTGCTCAACTCAGGCGAGGACAACGCCGCAGGCGCCGTGACCTCCCTGCCCGGGGCGGACTCGATCGCGGCGGTGCGCTCGGGAGAGGTTATTCCGATGTACCTGTCATTTGTCGAACCGGCCTCACCGCTGAGCGTGGCAGGAGCCGAGGAGTTGCAGCGGGTGCTCGAGCTAAAGAGCTAG